The following proteins come from a genomic window of Gossypium raimondii isolate GPD5lz chromosome 5, ASM2569854v1, whole genome shotgun sequence:
- the LOC105766318 gene encoding ervatamin-B: MMSLIHVFLFLIFGTLASLAMSRTIHETFIVDKHEQWMVDYNRKYESKLEKEKRLNIFKENLEYIESFNNGGNRSFKLSLNEFADMTQDKFIAAHTGYKMQGNPTLSESTSFMYQNVSDVPTSLDWRAQGAVTPVKFQGQCGCCWAFSAVAAIEGIVQIKTGSLISLSEQQLLDCSTDGGNRGCDGGQMVNAFEYVIRNQGLTTEESYPYQETQETCDTEKQINKVATINEYQMVPENDEEALLMVVASQPVSVAIEGHGQDFRFYSGGVFTGDCGNALSHAVTVVGYGTSEEGLNYWLVKNSWGETLGENGYIRIQRDANTPGGLCGIAMKASYPVM; this comes from the exons ATGATGAGTTTAATccatgtttttttgtttttaatttttgggacATTGGCATCTCTTGCCATGTCCCGAACAATCCATGAAACCTTCATTGTTGACAAACATGAGCAATGGATGGTTGATTATAATCGAAAATATGAGAGCAAATTAGAGAAGGAGAAGCGTCTTAATATATTCAAGGAAAACTTGGAATATATTGAGAGCTTCAACAATGGCGGAAATAGGAGTTTTAAGTTAAGTCTCAATGAATTTGCAGACATGACACAAGATAAATTCATTGCAGCTCATACCGGATACAAGATGCAAGGCAATCCCACACTGTCCGAATCAACATCTTTTATGTATCAAAACGTCTCAGATGTTCCAACAAGCTTGGATTGGAGGGCCCAAGGTGCTGTCACTCCTGTTAAGTTTCAAGGTCAATGTG GATGTTGTTGGGCATTTTCAGCAGTGGCAGCCATTGAAGGGATAGTCCAAATCAAAACTGGTAGTTTAATCTCATTATCTGAGCAACAATTGTTGGATTGCAGCACAGATGGAGGAAACAGAGGTTGCGATGGTGGACAAATGGTAAATGCTTTCGAATACGTTATCCGAAACCAAGGACTAACTACTGAAGAAAGCTACCCATATCAAGAAACGCAAGAAACTTGCGACACTGAGAAACAGATAAACAAAGTCGCCACCATCAATGAATATCAAATGGTGCCTGAAAACGACGAAGAAGCGTTGCTTATGGTCGTCGCAAGTCAACCTGTCTCAGTTGCAATCGAAGGCCATGGACAAGACTTTCGGTTTTACAGCGGGGGAGTGTTTACCGGAGATTGTGGCAATGCTCTCTCCCATGCAGTCACCGTTGTCGGATACGGAACAAGTGAAGAAGGTTTAAACTACTGGCTGGTTAAGAATTCATGGGGAGAAACTTTGGGTGAAAATGGATATATTAGGATTCAAAGGGACGCGAATACACCAGGTGGCTTATGTGGTATCGCCATGAAAGCTTCGTATCCCGTtatgtaa